The Portunus trituberculatus isolate SZX2019 chromosome 27, ASM1759143v1, whole genome shotgun sequence DNA window tactattattatcattattattatttttatcatcatcatcatcatcatcatcatcatcatcatcatcatcatcatcttcttcatgattattattatcacttttccttttctctgcttTCCAATTTGTGTGGCGTCGTCTTGGCTTCACTTCAGCGTGCAAAGCTTCTCCTTGctgtctctcatctctctctctctctctctctctctctctctctctctctctctctctctctctctctctctctctctctctctctctctctccggattcCACTCCCTTGGCTCGgcggattattattattatctccctTGCGAATTGGTGCACTCAGGCGGCGTAATAGTGAAGGCCCGGGAACCAGTGTATAAGCGGCGCACAGAAACAATATCGTGTGTTTCTGAGTCTATACCTCATCGACTCTTTCACTCTCCTCatcacttccctcctccatctgctCTCCTTACGTCTCtcgcctctctcctccccttccttttttttcgtagaTATGCTTCGTACCTTACTTCCTTGCTTCCTATTCGTCTTTGCTTCTCCTaattcctccccccccccactctctctctctctctctctctctctctctctctctctctctctctctctctctctctctctctctctctctctctctctctctctctctctctctctctctctctctctctctctctccattccctgcTCAGCACAGTATTCGCCGAGTtctttatccatccatccatccatctctctgccTTTCCTATCGTCTATTCCTTCCTATCCTCAACGCACTGCCCTTCTACAAATCCTTGATCCTCTCATTCTTTACGGCGGTGTTCCTCCTGCAGGGGCGGCGTGAGCGTGGAGATCGAGAAGACCCCATTCTACACCACCTCCAAACTGTTCATCACTCGAGCCACCAAGAAGGACGTGGGAAATTATACTTGTATGCCGCATTTCGCTGATTCCACCTCCGTTCAGGTCCTCGTGGTCAACGGTGGGtcggtactgtgtgtgtgtgtgtgtgtgtgtgtgtgtgtgtgtgtgtgtgtgtgtgtgtgtgtgtgtgtgtgtgtgtgtgtgtgtgtgtgtgtgtgtgtccccatgAGTGATTTCTTAGCTGTGTGACAGATATTTATTTAGTTTGCATCATTTTAATgttctttgtgtatgtgtgtgtgtgtgtgtgtgtgtgtgtgtgtgtgtgtgtgtgtgtgtgtgtgtgtgtgtgtgtgtgttttacgtaagagggaaatccggccaagggcagtagaaaataaattgattaaaaaaaggtccactgaggtgccggtcctaAAAAGTTAAATAGACAGTAGGGAGATAACTTTGAGAATGCCATAGGAGTCTTTTTGTACATGTATGAGTTCTTCATTTGTACCTTAATTTGACCCACACAGGGGATGAGCCGGCGGCGGTGCACACGTCAGGGTCCTCCACGATGCACAACGGTTCCCTAGGTGCTGGCGTCCCTGGGATGTTGGTGAGCCGCGCCACAATACCTGGTGAGTTATTACCGTagactgctgctgccactcctACAGCttggttttcttcctcttcgttcgtATTGAGAGTTTActttgcttccttcttcttcttcttcttcttcttcttcttcttcttcttcttcttcttcttcttcttcttcttcttcttcttcttcttcttcttcttataattgtcattgtctttgttattattggattattatttagttctttctcttactgcttttctgtcttctctcttttcgtctttatgcacctcctttattttgttttctcctcctcctcctgctcttcctcctcctcctcctcctcctcctcctcctcctcctcctcctcctcctccacctcctcctcctccacctcctcctcctccacctcctcttcctcctccctcgtgtGATGAAATGTTGAGCATGCGAATAAGTACTTAAAACACAGTTTCACAGTACATGCTTTGGTTAATCCCAATCCAATGAAGCATTATTCTcaggctttcttttcttccttaacaTTCACAAGTGCTATGGAATCACTTTTCTCCCTCAACTcggagttatttttttctagattttttttttctattttcaataatggcctatttcctcttttgctcTCATCTCCAGGCAGACGCGGAGATGGCCCCGGCAGATGGCTTTTGGAGTGGAGCCCTCTGTCATCGCTCTCATTATCAGTACTCTATTATTTCATCATTGCAGTGTAATCGACGTGACTTGTGACTTGGCGCTggactttatttttcattgccaATCATCAGGTAAGAACCCAATTTGGCCGTCGAGTAGCTAGTAACGgactggtgttttttttcatattcattgtttttattttcggaAGCTGAAACTTTTGTGTGTCTGCTGGAGAAGTGTACTTGATATTTGAATTTGTATTTGGTGATGTGAAGATGATGCCTCGAATTCTTCAGAGCAGGGCAggcttgtcttcctccttcagtgcTGTATGGCGTTATATTACACTCGTGCTGTGCCTTGAAGCaatgagtcagtcagtcctGTACTGCAAGATGTTAGGCAGCGTTCCAGCTGTCAAGGTCACCAAGAGTCGGACAGGTTTCATCACGTGGGGTattagttttcttcctcttgtacaGTTTGCAGTGAGAGGTTCTTGTGTCTCAGCGATAGGTTTAATTTAAAATttgcccattttctttatcacctAAGGCTCAATGGTGAAGAGAGACTGTCATATATACTTCATTACAGTGTTACCCAGTGTTGCTGTTCCAGTGTTGGTAAAGGGACGCAAGCCAAGCAAGAGGCAAACAAGACACATAAAAGATGATGAGAATCACGAAACTGTCCATTTATTGCATAAGGTTTGAAaagtcttctttcctttcccatataaaaaaaaaaaaaatagagaataaatcaTGACTGGCTTTGATTGTTCCTATGTGGAGTGAAGTTTGCGTGCCCGCCACCGTTACATGTGGCTCTCTACAGTccgcttctctttcccttcccacttTCATATTCCCATTATAGAAATGCCGCTTTGAATAGTTaatagttcacacacacacacacacacacacacacacacacacacacacacacacacacacacacgcgcgcgcgcgcgcgcgcgcgcacacagaGTTCCCGTTTAACGCTGCTATTCTCGCTTCCGCTCCTCTGCCTCGTTTAAGCTGAGGCGCCGCGCGAAGGCATCCTGTTGTCGCTGCCGCCACTCGCCTCGCTTTCGTTGCCACGCCTCGCTCTGTTGCTGGCCGAATTTCACGAAGCCGTCCCAGGCCAGCTGCACGAAGCCTCCCCGGTGGGCAATCTGGGCCTTCACCCTGTGGCACGGCGGGAAAGGCAAGTCATTAGAGCAAAAAATTAGATGATTCTGATTCAGCACCATCAATCCGATTACAGTCTACTTCATTCATCTACTACATAGGTTTGTACTGcgtcacttatttttttccctatttttattccatgtatttgtctgttctaatttatctattcattcatttatttatttttttatgaaggagaCTGGTCATGGGATACGGAAGGTCAGATAGCGAGAGGGGAACCATGATTGTTAATGAATCACAATTTCTGACTAATGAATACCTTACTTTAACTGATAATCATGTGACCTAAAGTTTAAACacagaggaaataaaagttttAACAGGAATGAGGGGGAGTACTTCAAAAAAGGTACATAGTTACGCAACATAAGCTACGTAACGCACCTTGCAGATCATTTCACCTATCTACAAGACCCTGTTATAGcctcgttgttgttattgcaccAACCAATCATTCTCACCTGTTTGCGAATGCTGCTGCGGATTCATTAGGAGCCCTACGTGTAGGCGGCAGgtaccacacatcacacacgaTGGCCCAGGAGGTCATCATGGAGAAGACGTAACCAGTGAAGGTGTTCTGGTACCAATACGGGTCACCATATCGCAAGTCAAAGCGAATGGCGATAGGATAGATAGCGCTGTCCACCTGTTGAAGGCATAGtagtaagtaatagtagtaggaacactggtggcggtggtggtggtgagggtggcggTGCAGGGAATGATGGTTAACGTCTGTTGTGAAAGTAATAGCAGTGTAGGAATGATAATAGAGTGTTGGtagggtaatggtgatgatacacgtggtggtgagtggtggtgttatgAAAAGTGGTGGAGGTTagattgtggtggtaatggcaatGGCTGCATGATGGTAGTGTGGTAATatgttgatgtggtggtggttagtggtggtggtggtggtgttgggtagGTGAATGGCGTCGTGCAGGAAATTTCGTGATGCTGGCGATCAGATGTTGGTACTTATGGCCTAAATTTCAACGTACTCTCGTAAACGAAGGCAAGTTTTCCAGTATACTTATTTATCTGGGACTGTTCTGTCACATGGGACAAGGCTAAGGTACTACTGATATACTCGTATAGGAGGGTGAGTGTTCCGCGTAGTACCTCAAAGGCTCCCTTCTTAAACTGCACGACGGCGGTGTTGTTGAGACAGATGCCTTCAGGGAAAATGAGGATGGGTGGCTTCTCAGGATCCTGAGCGTGCTGCTGGATCCTgccacaacaaaagaaaacaaggcagtgaggaaagaaaacagggacACTTAAGTATTGACGGAGATGGAGATGACTTGCATAGTGCCATGGCCAAAGCTCGACTACTCCGCCTCTTCCGTCCTCTCCGCCAATTAAAGTCGGCAAGTTTATTTCAATATTCATCAACGCTATAGAAATTATACCAGTGACCATAATGTACGAGACGCTGTCCTGCTCTCCGTGTCCGAGATTCGATTCCCCTGTCGGCCAAGACCTCTCATGGCGGAGGATTTATCTCGCCTTCAGATGAATTAGTCAGTATGTTTGAAGTCCCAAGTGAGACGCTGCAGCCGAGTGCGTGTGGCTGTCGTATCAAGTGACTAAGACATAATATAGATACACGCAATGTTGATACGACAACGACATGTAATTTTTGTCAGAACACCGTTTCCTTAAATTGTGCTTGGAGGATTAAGAAGGGTTCTTACTTTTGCCTCCTATCaagtaaggaaacaaagaaTACTGGAAAAAACCGGTGAAAACAAGCATGTTGAGTACTGACGGCAGGGTTTTAGTGATGCGTCTTAGCTGCTATCTGAAGACACTCAAGGTTGATATGAGACACTGATAAGAGATGAGAGAGCTAAGCGTTAAATGAATACGGTACAAATAAGATGATTGACAAACAAcacgaataaagaagaaaaagtactcTTCCTCTCAaacataaaagagaaatgaaaaaaaaggacacgaGCAAAATCCAGGAAAAATTGCGGACAGGCGCGATCCATTAATTCACACGCATCATATTGAAAAGCACACATGCAAGACAATGAACTTACACTTGAATGACTTTTGACCTTTCTTTGCTCTCGCTGCGTTCAAACCAGATGTGGTAGGATGACCGGGACAGCGCGCCCATAAACAAGCCAAGCAGTCCCCGTGTCCTCTGCCCTACCTGCAGGTAAAGAAGAGGCGTGGGAGTGTCACGTGACCTCCCTCTGCTTATCTTGACTCTCATTCTTAAATTTTAATTATGAATTCATTCGGAtgtaacaaataataaaaaagtgccACTGAAATATTGAAAATGCGAAGTTGGTAACGAAACAACAATAAGTacgagtactactactgctactactactactactactactactactactactactactactactactattttgttATTCATGTACTTGTAGCTGAAAATTTGATTTTGCTttggtttatgtgtgtgtgggggggtgggggtggcaAGGTATGATGTGTGTTAATAACATTGAAATATTGTTACTCTATCactagaacataaaaaaaaacacctttaagattcgtgtcacttcaatttCTGCAGAGTTCTGAAAGAAGTGGGAGTGCGGAgcggaagtgttttagaatatggttCTTATTCTCAGATGAGTTCACTCCTCCCCCATACCACAGTTCCATACCCAATCTTGCTGTCGTGTTAGTCCATTACCTTCTCCCTCCCTGACCATGCCACACTCACCATGTCGTAGCACTGGTCCGTCGCCAGCACCATGGAGTCAATGGGAGACGTGTGGTTGGCGACAGCGATCCCATGACTGGGTCTGTTCTCAGGATTATGGAACCTGGCGGCGAAGAGAGAAGTagtaggtagtgtgtgtgtgtgtgtgtttatcaaggCCTGATCATGAGCGGAGCCTCTCAGTGCTAGCTCATAGCTTATTATTACAGATCTTGGGATAAGAATGTGACATTGCACACGCCACATCATGGTACCATGGTACCATGGTACTGTGGCgcggtgtaggtgtgtgtgagcAAGGACATGACACAGGTGCGGCATACTCACCTGGCCACGATGGAAAGAGAGCCAGCCACGAAATCGAAGCACCACATGACCACCCGTTTGTTGAGGCGCCGCTTGAAGGCCGAGGGAGGCAGGAGGCCCACGGCGGCACACAACACGATGAGCGTGGTGAGGCTGATCACCAGTAGCAACACCCGCACAGGCATCAGAAAAACCCACCGTAGCACGAATCCCACCGCCCAGAACACCGTCAGGGAAGGACTCTTGCGCAGGTACTGCTGCCGCTTTGTCCTGTAGGGGCGGAGGTGGTGCATGCGCAGGATGGATCGTTAGTGGGGGAGAAGGGGTTGAGGCGCGATCCTTCGCCTACTAATTGACACCATGACTATGTGTTGCACTGAGTTGTATGCGCTAAATATTGATTAAAATGTAGAGTACCAAATGTAGCGACTTTTGCTATTAAAGACCTGGAGAGCATGTTCCAGGTGCGCAACTCAGCTGAGGTGAAGCTCTTGGTGACGCAGTCTGACACCACGGCCCGCATGCCCGCCGACAGGTACGGCAGCGGATCCTGGAACCTGAATGAACCCTCGGCTGACCCCGGCACCGCCCGCGGTGACTCGGGACAAATTACCACCCtgataaaacaacaaagaagtATTTTAAGAAGGTTGCACTGCAAATGAGTACCTTATTGACAATACGGACAGGCTATAAGTATGCCACTTACTCCTCGTCACTGCTCGTCGTCAcctcgtcgtcctcttcctcttcgttggTGTCGTCTGACAGCTTGAACGCGGCAAAGTTAAACACGCCATCGAGCAGCTCCACGTACTTCCTGCGGAGCTTGAGGCGCCGCCCGATAGTGGCCACCAGCAGGAAGTACACAAACACCAGCAACTGTCCCCACAACACGAAGGGACGCACCGCCTCCCACACCTCCAGTGTGTTGAGGAAGgccgccacctcctccaccgGTCTCCACAATATGTTCAGCAAATTTGACTCCATCCTCACCTGTGGAGAGCATGAACGTGACAGCTTGCCTGCGGAGAAGTGATGCAAAGCACACCAATACTTtcctgtctatatatatatatatatatatatatatatatatatatatatatatatatatatatatatatatatatatatatatatatatatatatatatatatatatatatagcgtcTCTCAGAGGTGCGGTGGACAGGCGTGGTGTGTTACCATGGCCGGGTGGGGGATGACACAGCCGTATGGGGGGAGCATGAAGCGACACATGCTTGAGTAGGAATCCACTCCGTGTTTACATGTTGAGAGTGgcaagagataagagataacgCAAGGTAACTCCAGAagtaaggaaatgatgaagcgATGGGGCGCTGCAGTCTGGCCATTAGATATCATGGGTCTTGTTGTCATGACGTTTGGACAGTTCGAATAATAATGTTTGTATGCAGGTGTGACTGTTGCAGCCTGAGACAGATTGTTGTATGAAAGGGTATTGttgatatttattcatttattttccccacTATGTTTACGCTTAGCATTTATCATGAACAAGATAAgtgtccttttatttttatcacttatttcatgatatatatttttaatacgtgctcttttcttttttttttccttttatctatcacttcattttttttcaatcctttcCTTTAATCACTCATTTCGTGATGTCTATTAACCTTTTAATAttcttctccacttttttttttccttctcttcgtaaaGCATTCAAACTCTGTAGCGAAAAATATTTGAGGAATTCAGACATCCTATGCAGAGTGATTCAGGCGAGGCGGCGCAGGTTAAAAGTCAGCACGAGATCGCAACTTTCCTTTACCGTCAGCTTGATCCTTCCACTGAATGTAAAAGTGTAGTGGGGTCTCTCTCAGGTTTACGAGTTCTTAATGGGAACACCCGGTGGTCTTTTAGTCCTTACTCAGCCGTTTGAGTgaatgaaatgagaggaaaagagcacGTAGGtagggaagaggataaaaagaccCGTGGTGAAAATCGCTTACTTTCTGACCTACATTTTTTATTcagacagaaaagaaacactCGTTAGGACAACTTTGCCTCTTGTTAGTCATGTCACTCCTATCTTGATCAACAGATGATAAAGGAGACCGGGCAGAGCGAGgaaggtgggggggggggaagatgtggaggaaaggCTGATTAATATACGTGACATTACGCTCTCTTTTACTAATCTTGCCCGCCCCTGTTTCTCCAAGAGCCTGAAGCGTGTGCACGATAAGAAAACGCCAGTGTGGCTAGGGCGGAACGTCGCGCGAGGGTCAAGAAGTGTCAGTGAGAGAGATTAGGTGTGTTCATATCACAGGTGGTGGGAGGGACGATGTTATTGTGTTACAGATCACGTGCTGCGAGTGCCTGGCAACGACGAGGCGCAGAGTCCgagggtgtgtgtgtccatattgTAGGGTGTTTTGTGAGCTGCACCACAGAATAATAGAAAGACCACAACAATAGGAGAGATAAATATTAAGGTACAATTAAAAgtacaggaagaaggaagaaaggaacgtaGATAATGATGTACAAAAAGAAAGGCAGCAAGGACGTAGATTCTCTTTCCTGTTAG harbors:
- the LOC123509391 gene encoding glycerol-3-phosphate acyltransferase 3-like isoform X2, which translates into the protein MESNLLNILWRPVEEVAAFLNTLEVWEAVRPFVLWGQLLVFVYFLLVATIGRRLKLRRKYVELLDGVFNFAAFKLSDDTNEEEEDDEVTTSSDEEVVICPESPRAVPGSAEGSFRFQDPLPYLSAGMRAVVSDCVTKSFTSAETKRQQYLRKSPSLTVFWAVGFVLRWVFLMPVRVLLLVISLTTLIVLCAAVGLLPPSAFKRRLNKRVVMWCFDFVAGSLSIVARFHNPENRPSHGIAVANHTSPIDSMVLATDQCYDMVGQRTRGLLGLFMGALSRSSYHIWFERSESKERSKVIQVIQQHAQDPEKPPILIFPEGICLNNTAVVQFKKGAFEVDSAIYPIAIRFDLRYGDPYWYQNTFTGYVFSMMTSWAIVCDVWYLPPTRRAPNESAAAFANRVKAQIAHRGGFVQLAWDGFVKFGQQQSEAWQRKRGEWRQRQQDAFARRLSLNEAEERKRE
- the LOC123509391 gene encoding glycerol-3-phosphate acyltransferase 3-like isoform X3 — translated: MESNLLNILWRPVEEVAAFLNTLEVWEAVRPFVLWGQLLVFVYFLLVATIGRRLKLRRKYVELLDGVFNFAAFKLSDDTNEEEEDDEVTTSSDEEVVICPESPRAVPGSAEGSFRFQDPLPYLSAGMRAVVSDCVTKSFTSAELRTWNMLSRTKRQQYLRKSPSLTVFWAVGFVLRWVFLMPVRVLLLVISLTTLIVLCAAVGLLPPSAFKRRLNKRVVMWCFDFVAGSLSIVARFHNPENRPSHGIAVANHTSPIDSMVLATDQCYDMVDSAIYPIAIRFDLRYGDPYWYQNTFTGYVFSMMTSWAIVCDVWYLPPTRRAPNESAAAFANRVKAQIAHRGGFVQLAWDGFVKFGQQQSEAWQRKRGEWRQRQQDAFARRLSLNEAEERKRE
- the LOC123509391 gene encoding glycerol-3-phosphate acyltransferase 3-like isoform X1; protein product: MESNLLNILWRPVEEVAAFLNTLEVWEAVRPFVLWGQLLVFVYFLLVATIGRRLKLRRKYVELLDGVFNFAAFKLSDDTNEEEEDDEVTTSSDEEVVICPESPRAVPGSAEGSFRFQDPLPYLSAGMRAVVSDCVTKSFTSAELRTWNMLSRTKRQQYLRKSPSLTVFWAVGFVLRWVFLMPVRVLLLVISLTTLIVLCAAVGLLPPSAFKRRLNKRVVMWCFDFVAGSLSIVARFHNPENRPSHGIAVANHTSPIDSMVLATDQCYDMVGQRTRGLLGLFMGALSRSSYHIWFERSESKERSKVIQVIQQHAQDPEKPPILIFPEGICLNNTAVVQFKKGAFEVDSAIYPIAIRFDLRYGDPYWYQNTFTGYVFSMMTSWAIVCDVWYLPPTRRAPNESAAAFANRVKAQIAHRGGFVQLAWDGFVKFGQQQSEAWQRKRGEWRQRQQDAFARRLSLNEAEERKRE